The region AGGCCCTCTTCCTGTATGGCGGTCATGGCACCTAGAGAAATGAGGTTACTTGCCGCAAAAATTGCAGTTGGTCGTGGGTGCTTGGCCAGCAGAATTTTGGCACCGATGTAACCATTTCTTTTCCCAAAACTATCGCCTACGATAAGCGTTTCATCAACTGGTTCTCCAATATGACTATGTGCATCTCGATATCCTCTGATGCGCTCATCATTGACCGATGTATTGATACGTCCCTGGATATAACCGATCGATCTGTGATTCATTTCAAAGAAATACTTGACTGCTTCCAGAGCTCCCTGGTAGTTATCAGAGACGACATAAGCACAGTTAAGATCAGGAAAATAACGATCGATAATGACCATGGGCAGACCACTACTGATAATACTTTTCAGATGAGCACTTTCTTCACCAACGGGACAAATGATCAGACCATCCACCTTGCGGCTCTGGAGCAGTCGAATCGATTCAATTTCAAGTTGGGTATCTTCCTGACTGTCTGCCAGAATAATTGAATTCCCAACTTTACGGGCTTGGATTTCAATATTTCGGGCAATGGTGGAAAAAAATGGATTCGATATATCTGGAATTATCAAGCCCATGGTATTGGTGCGTTTGGTTCTCAGTGCCCTGGCAAGCTGATCAGGAAAATAGCCCAACTCCCTGGCTGTTTGCTGAACGAGCTCGGTAGTCTTAT is a window of Candidatus Neomarinimicrobiota bacterium DNA encoding:
- a CDS encoding LacI family DNA-binding transcriptional regulator, which codes for MVQNKQITLDNIADQIGVSCTTVSRVLTGQSKKYRISDKTTELVQQTARELGYFPDQLARALRTKRTNTMGLIIPDISNPFFSTIARNIEIQARKVGNSIILADSQEDTQLEIESIRLLQSRKVDGLIICPVGEESAHLKSIISSGLPMVIIDRYFPDLNCAYVVSDNYQGALEAVKYFFEMNHRSIGYIQGRINTSVNDERIRGYRDAHSHIGEPVDETLIVGDSFGKRNGYIGAKILLAKHPRPTAIFAASNLISLGAMTAIQEEGLKIPDDISIISFDEQPYSEYLATPMTTVAQQTSETGEIAFKLLQAQIQNDEKQSADGIVLPTELVFRKSVKKLNLPTSTR